The following are from one region of the Erwinia billingiae Eb661 genome:
- a CDS encoding DUF1656 domain-containing protein — protein sequence MDNAHFSSPSPLTDLVFGASVYFPPLFKAVLLGFFIWLLLHPLLRGWIYSGEIWHPTLLDLSLFILCVSASLWLLISW from the coding sequence GTGGATAACGCACATTTTTCATCTCCATCACCGCTAACCGATTTAGTGTTCGGTGCTTCGGTCTATTTTCCACCGCTGTTTAAGGCCGTGCTGCTGGGCTTTTTCATCTGGTTGCTGCTCCATCCGCTGCTGCGAGGCTGGATCTATTCAGGCGAAATCTGGCATCCCACGCTGTTAGACCTCTCCCTTTTTATTCTCTGCGTCAGCGCTTCGCTGTGGCTGCTTATCTCCTGGTGA
- the slyA gene encoding transcriptional regulator SlyA, producing the protein MDTPLGSDLSRLVRIWRSLIDQRLKPLELTQTHWVTLHNIHQLPPDQSQIQLAKAIGIEQPSLVRTLDQLEEKGLITRTTCASDRRAKRIKLTVEAAPVITQVEHVIDATRDDILSGISQSEIDKMVTLIARLEKNILELQNRDE; encoded by the coding sequence TTGGATACCCCTTTAGGATCAGACCTCTCGCGATTGGTGCGTATCTGGCGGTCATTGATTGACCAACGCCTTAAACCACTGGAACTGACACAGACACACTGGGTAACGCTGCACAACATACACCAGTTGCCACCGGATCAGTCTCAGATCCAACTGGCCAAAGCGATTGGCATCGAGCAACCTTCACTGGTCCGCACGCTGGATCAGCTGGAAGAGAAGGGGCTGATTACCCGCACAACCTGCGCAAGCGACCGTCGTGCGAAGCGTATCAAACTGACGGTAGAAGCAGCGCCGGTTATCACTCAGGTTGAGCATGTAATTGATGCGACCCGTGATGATATTTTGTCTGGCATCTCACAAAGCGAGATAGACAAGATGGTGACGTTGATTGCCCGTCTGGAAAAGAACATTCTCGAACTGCAAAATCGGGATGAATAA
- the slyB gene encoding outer membrane lipoprotein SlyB — MIKRLLIVALTGVTLAGCTNTDTLSGDVYSASEAKQVQNVTYGTLVSVRPVQIQGGDDSNVIGAIGGAVLGGFLGNTLGGGTGRSLATAAGAVAGGVAGQGVQGAVNKSQGVELEIRKDDGNTIMVVQKQAASRYAVGQRVTMASNGSQVTVSPR, encoded by the coding sequence ATGATAAAACGCTTATTAATCGTGGCACTGACCGGCGTGACTTTGGCAGGATGCACCAACACTGACACGCTTTCTGGCGATGTTTACAGCGCCTCTGAAGCCAAGCAGGTGCAGAACGTCACTTACGGTACGCTGGTTTCCGTACGTCCGGTACAAATCCAGGGCGGTGATGACAGTAATGTGATCGGCGCAATCGGCGGTGCCGTGCTCGGTGGCTTCCTCGGTAATACGCTGGGTGGCGGTACGGGTCGCAGTCTGGCGACTGCCGCAGGTGCTGTTGCCGGTGGCGTTGCGGGTCAGGGCGTGCAGGGCGCGGTCAATAAATCGCAGGGTGTGGAGCTGGAAATCCGTAAGGATGATGGCAACACCATCATGGTGGTTCAGAAACAAGCGGCCAGCCGTTATGCTGTTGGTCAGCGCGTGACCATGGCGTCAAATGGTAGCCAGGTCACCGTTTCACCACGCTAA
- the anmK gene encoding anhydro-N-acetylmuramic acid kinase produces MRSGRYIGVMSGTSLDGIDVVLAAIDERMVAQQASYCHPLPAALRQAILSICQGQSLTLSQLGQIDTQLGRVFAEAVQTLIQREGLEREDITAIGCHGQTVWHEPQGEAPNTLQIGDNNQIVAATGITVVGDFRRRDMALGGQGAPLVPAFHQAILMHPEERRMVLNIGGIANLSLLIPGKPIGGYDTGPGNMLLDAWIWRHQQKSYDKDGEWGGQGSVVMPLLQQMLADPWFALPAPKSTGREYFNMSWVEQQLSLFPGLQPQDVQATLVELTATTIAEQVMLSGGCERLLVCGGGSRNLLLMSRLGSLLPGTEVGTTDEAGISGDDMEALAFAWLAYRTLSGLPGNLPSVTGAREASVLGAIYPANPGHYR; encoded by the coding sequence ATGAGATCAGGACGTTATATCGGCGTTATGTCCGGAACCAGCCTGGATGGCATTGACGTGGTGCTGGCGGCGATAGATGAGCGGATGGTGGCGCAGCAGGCCAGCTATTGTCATCCCCTGCCTGCCGCCTTGCGCCAGGCAATTTTATCCATCTGCCAGGGGCAGTCGTTAACCCTGTCACAGCTTGGACAGATCGATACGCAGTTGGGCAGGGTATTTGCCGAAGCGGTTCAAACCCTCATCCAGCGTGAAGGGTTAGAGCGTGAGGACATCACCGCCATTGGTTGCCACGGACAGACCGTCTGGCACGAACCGCAGGGCGAGGCGCCAAACACGCTGCAAATTGGCGATAATAACCAGATTGTTGCCGCCACCGGGATCACCGTGGTGGGCGACTTCCGCCGTCGCGATATGGCCCTAGGCGGACAGGGCGCACCGCTGGTTCCCGCCTTCCACCAGGCGATCCTGATGCATCCCGAAGAGCGTCGGATGGTGCTGAACATTGGCGGTATCGCCAATCTGTCTCTGCTGATCCCCGGCAAGCCCATCGGCGGCTACGATACCGGCCCGGGCAATATGCTGCTTGATGCGTGGATCTGGCGCCATCAGCAAAAAAGCTACGATAAAGACGGCGAATGGGGCGGTCAGGGCAGCGTGGTCATGCCGCTGTTGCAACAGATGCTGGCCGATCCGTGGTTTGCGTTGCCGGCCCCGAAATCCACCGGCCGTGAGTATTTCAATATGAGCTGGGTAGAACAACAGCTCTCACTGTTCCCGGGTCTGCAACCGCAGGATGTTCAGGCCACGCTGGTGGAACTGACGGCCACCACCATTGCCGAACAGGTGATGCTGAGTGGCGGCTGTGAACGCTTGTTGGTCTGCGGCGGCGGCAGCCGCAACCTGTTGCTGATGTCCCGACTGGGATCTCTGCTGCCGGGAACCGAAGTGGGCACCACCGATGAAGCCGGGATCAGCGGCGATGATATGGAAGCACTGGCGTTTGCCTGGCTGGCCTATCGCACGCTTTCAGGTCTGCCCGGCAATTTACCGTCCGTTACGGGTGCCAGAGAAGCCTCGGTGCTTGGGGCGATCTATCCGGCTAATCCAGGCCATTACCGCTAA
- a CDS encoding MliC family protein: MKRILLVTTAALLSGCSYFHAEPEQLKTLHYTCGTLPLTVSLDNARQEVNLILDGNPLTLKQQEAASGTRYSDGKYVFWSKGDGAFIERNDKIIINDCRLDAS, encoded by the coding sequence ATGAAACGCATTTTATTAGTCACCACCGCGGCGTTGTTGTCAGGCTGCAGCTATTTCCACGCTGAGCCGGAACAACTGAAAACCCTGCATTACACCTGCGGCACCTTACCGTTAACGGTCAGCCTTGATAATGCCCGCCAGGAGGTTAACCTTATCCTTGACGGCAATCCGCTGACCTTAAAACAGCAGGAGGCCGCTTCCGGCACGCGCTACAGTGACGGGAAATATGTTTTCTGGTCGAAAGGTGACGGCGCATTTATCGAGCGTAACGATAAAATCATTATCAATGACTGTCGCCTGGACGCCAGTTAA
- the pdxH gene encoding pyridoxamine 5'-phosphate oxidase: MNESDNLQQIAHLRREYTRGGLRRNDLPADPLALFEHWLGQAVDAQLPDPTAMSVATVDEHGQPYQRIVLLKHFDPRGMVFYTNLGSRKAHHLEANPRISLLFPWHMLERQVMVLGTVEKLSMIEVLKYFHSRPRESQIGAWVSKQSSRISARGVLEGKFLELKQKFQQGEVPLPSFWGGYRIKIDSMEFWQGGEHRLHDRFFYQRDADGWKIDRLAP; encoded by the coding sequence ATGAACGAGAGTGATAACCTGCAGCAGATTGCCCATCTGCGCCGTGAATATACCCGTGGCGGCCTGCGCCGTAACGATCTGCCTGCCGATCCGCTGGCGCTGTTTGAACACTGGCTGGGCCAGGCGGTGGACGCCCAACTGCCGGATCCGACGGCGATGAGCGTGGCCACCGTTGACGAACACGGCCAGCCTTATCAGCGCATCGTGCTGTTAAAGCATTTCGACCCGCGCGGCATGGTGTTCTACACCAACCTCGGCAGTCGGAAAGCGCATCATCTGGAAGCCAATCCGCGCATCAGCCTGCTGTTTCCCTGGCATATGCTGGAGCGGCAGGTGATGGTGCTCGGCACGGTGGAAAAGCTGTCGATGATTGAGGTGTTGAAATACTTCCACAGCCGTCCGCGAGAAAGCCAGATTGGTGCCTGGGTGTCAAAACAGTCCAGCCGCATTTCTGCCCGTGGCGTGCTGGAAGGCAAATTCCTCGAGCTGAAGCAAAAGTTCCAGCAGGGCGAAGTGCCCTTGCCGAGTTTTTGGGGCGGATACCGCATCAAAATTGACTCGATGGAGTTCTGGCAGGGCGGTGAACATCGCCTCCATGACCGTTTTTTCTACCAGCGTGATGCTGACGGCTGGAAAATCGACCGACTCGCCCCGTAA
- the tyrS gene encoding tyrosine--tRNA ligase: MASSNLIKQLQERGLIAQVTDEDALAERLAQGPIALYCGFDPTADSLHLGHLVPLLCLKRFQDAGHRPVALVGGATGLIGDPSFKADERKLNTSETVGEWVEKIRHQVAPFLDFDCGDNSAIAANNYDWFGNMNVLTFLRDIGKHFSVNQMINKEAVKQRLNRDDQGISFTEFSYNLLQGYDFACLNERHGVALQIGGSDQWGNITSGIDLTRRLHQNQVFGLTVPLITKSDGTKFGKTEGGAVWLDASKTSPYKFYQFWINTADADVYRFLKFFTFMSLEEINALEEEDKNSGKAPRAQYVLAERVTRLVHGEEGLAAAERITKSLFSGSLSEMTEADFEQLAQDGIPFVALDRDQDLQQAMVDGDLAPSRGQARKLIESKAVSINGEPQLSAEYTFAETDRLFDRFTLLRRGKKNYCLIVWK; encoded by the coding sequence ATGGCCAGCAGTAACCTGATCAAACAATTGCAAGAGCGCGGGCTGATAGCCCAGGTAACGGATGAAGACGCGTTAGCAGAACGACTGGCGCAAGGGCCAATCGCGCTGTATTGCGGCTTCGATCCTACTGCCGACAGCTTGCATTTGGGCCATTTGGTGCCGTTACTCTGCCTGAAACGCTTCCAGGATGCCGGTCACCGTCCGGTGGCGCTGGTGGGCGGCGCAACCGGCCTGATCGGTGATCCGAGCTTCAAGGCGGATGAGCGTAAGCTCAACACCAGCGAAACGGTCGGCGAGTGGGTCGAGAAAATTCGTCACCAGGTTGCACCGTTCCTCGACTTTGACTGTGGCGATAACAGCGCGATTGCGGCCAATAACTACGACTGGTTCGGCAACATGAACGTGCTGACCTTCCTGCGTGATATCGGCAAGCACTTCTCCGTTAACCAGATGATCAACAAAGAAGCGGTTAAGCAGCGTCTGAACCGTGACGATCAGGGTATCTCGTTCACCGAATTCTCTTACAACCTGTTGCAGGGTTATGACTTTGCCTGCCTGAACGAGCGTCACGGCGTCGCGCTGCAGATCGGCGGCTCGGACCAGTGGGGCAATATCACCTCCGGTATCGATTTGACCCGTCGCCTGCATCAGAATCAGGTCTTTGGCCTGACGGTTCCGCTGATCACCAAGTCGGACGGCACCAAATTCGGTAAAACCGAAGGCGGCGCGGTCTGGCTGGATGCCAGCAAAACCAGCCCGTACAAATTCTACCAGTTCTGGATCAACACCGCTGACGCCGACGTCTATCGCTTCCTGAAGTTCTTCACCTTTATGAGCCTGGAAGAGATCAACGCGCTGGAAGAAGAAGACAAAAACAGCGGTAAAGCCCCACGCGCGCAGTATGTGCTGGCGGAGCGGGTCACCCGTCTGGTTCACGGCGAGGAAGGTCTGGCCGCGGCAGAACGTATTACCAAAAGCCTGTTCTCTGGCTCGCTGAGCGAAATGACCGAAGCCGACTTTGAACAGCTGGCGCAGGACGGCATTCCGTTTGTGGCGCTGGATCGCGATCAGGATCTCCAGCAGGCGATGGTCGATGGCGATCTGGCCCCGTCACGCGGTCAGGCGCGTAAGCTGATCGAATCCAAAGCGGTCAGCATCAACGGCGAGCCGCAGTTGAGCGCTGAATATACCTTTGCCGAGACCGACCGCCTGTTTGACCGCTTTACGCTGCTGCGTCGCGGCAAGAAAAACTACTGTCTGATCGTCTGGAAGTAA
- the pdxY gene encoding pyridoxal kinase PdxY, whose product MKNILSIQSHTVFGQAGNSASEFPMRRMGANVWPLNTVQFSNHTQYGKWAGMVMPATHLTEIVKGIADIDRLKTCDAVLSGYLGSEEQGEQIMEIVRLVKAANPDALYFCDPVMGHPEKGCIVAPGVAGFHTKVAMPASDIIAPNLIELEILSGHAVNNDEEAVATARELIAQGPKLVLIKHLARAGQRSDRFEMLLVTADEAWHISRPLVDFGVRQPVGVGDLTSGLLLVDILQGKSLREALEHITAAVYEVMLKTHEMGEYELQLVAAQDAIANPQQHFGAMKL is encoded by the coding sequence ATGAAAAACATACTTTCTATCCAATCCCATACCGTTTTTGGTCAGGCCGGAAACAGTGCTTCCGAATTCCCTATGCGTCGTATGGGCGCAAACGTTTGGCCGCTGAACACCGTGCAGTTCTCTAACCACACGCAATACGGCAAATGGGCCGGCATGGTCATGCCTGCCACGCATCTGACGGAGATTGTGAAAGGGATTGCCGATATCGATCGGCTGAAGACCTGCGATGCGGTGTTGAGCGGCTATCTGGGTTCCGAAGAGCAGGGCGAGCAGATTATGGAGATCGTCCGTCTGGTGAAAGCGGCAAATCCGGATGCGTTGTATTTCTGCGATCCGGTGATGGGACACCCGGAAAAAGGGTGCATCGTGGCACCTGGCGTGGCCGGGTTTCATACCAAAGTGGCGATGCCCGCCAGCGATATCATCGCACCGAACCTGATCGAGCTCGAAATCCTCAGTGGCCACGCGGTCAACAACGATGAGGAAGCGGTCGCCACGGCGCGCGAACTGATTGCTCAGGGACCGAAACTGGTGCTGATCAAGCATCTGGCCAGGGCCGGACAGCGCAGCGATCGCTTTGAGATGCTGCTGGTTACTGCGGATGAAGCCTGGCATATCAGCCGTCCGCTGGTCGATTTTGGCGTCCGTCAGCCGGTTGGCGTGGGTGATTTGACCAGCGGCCTGCTGCTGGTGGATATCCTGCAGGGCAAATCGCTGCGCGAGGCGCTGGAGCATATCACCGCAGCGGTATATGAAGTGATGCTGAAAACCCACGAGATGGGCGAGTATGAGCTGCAGCTGGTTGCGGCCCAGGATGCCATTGCCAATCCTCAACAGCATTTTGGTGCGATGAAGCTCTGA
- the gstA gene encoding glutathione transferase GstA: MKLYYKAGACSLSPHIVLQETGLDFTLVAVDLQSKKTEQQEDYLLTNPKGQVPALLLDDGTVLTEGVAIVQYLADLKPDRHLLAPTGHLTRYQTVEWLNFIATELHKTISPLFGSATPEAYKTQLREKLHGKFSWVNQQLEGKQWLMGLKFSVADAYLFTMVRWAKALKLDLAGFEELESWFTRVAERPAVEAALKAEGM, from the coding sequence ATGAAACTGTATTATAAGGCTGGCGCCTGTTCGCTTTCTCCGCATATCGTCCTGCAGGAAACAGGCCTCGATTTTACGCTGGTCGCCGTCGATTTGCAGAGCAAGAAAACCGAGCAGCAGGAAGACTATCTGCTGACCAATCCGAAGGGCCAGGTCCCGGCGCTGTTGCTGGATGACGGCACCGTGCTGACCGAAGGCGTTGCCATCGTTCAGTACCTCGCCGACCTGAAACCCGACCGCCATCTTCTGGCCCCCACCGGTCACCTGACGCGCTATCAGACCGTCGAATGGCTGAACTTTATTGCCACCGAGCTGCATAAAACCATTAGCCCGCTGTTTGGATCGGCGACTCCCGAAGCGTACAAAACTCAGCTGCGCGAGAAACTGCACGGCAAGTTCAGCTGGGTGAATCAGCAACTGGAAGGTAAACAGTGGTTGATGGGGCTGAAGTTCAGCGTGGCGGATGCCTATCTGTTTACCATGGTGCGTTGGGCAAAAGCCCTCAAGCTGGATCTGGCGGGTTTTGAGGAGCTGGAAAGCTGGTTTACGCGGGTAGCAGAACGTCCGGCGGTAGAAGCGGCGCTGAAGGCCGAAGGGATGTGA
- a CDS encoding LysR family transcriptional regulator, translating into MDKLDELEVFVAVVQQGSLAGAARKLRRSPPAITRALASLESRFDASLIERTTRHLSPTPAGLVLFERAKTLLNDYTLAIEDAARTQLTGLLRVTAPVQFGRKHIAPLVMQFLDSYPDIQIELLLNDSYQDLIEQGLDMAVRIGQLRDSSLVAVEVGSVQRIVLASPAYLATAGTPTSPGDLVNHLLIAGTSISSSREWRFGPPENQERVRIQPAMMVNEVETQLIAARAGKGITRLLSYQAFEELQQGLLCEVLADYRPPGLPVQLVTQNLKYMPARVRAFWDMARETLPALPCFHPSV; encoded by the coding sequence ATGGACAAACTGGATGAGCTTGAGGTGTTTGTTGCCGTGGTTCAGCAGGGCAGCCTGGCGGGCGCGGCGCGAAAGCTGCGTCGTTCTCCGCCGGCCATTACCCGCGCGCTGGCGTCACTGGAGAGCCGCTTTGACGCCAGCCTGATTGAGCGAACCACCCGACACCTTTCGCCGACACCCGCGGGCCTGGTGCTGTTTGAGCGCGCCAAAACCCTGCTTAACGACTATACGCTGGCGATCGAGGATGCCGCGCGCACCCAGCTAACCGGGCTGTTACGCGTGACGGCACCCGTACAGTTTGGCAGAAAGCACATTGCGCCGCTGGTGATGCAGTTTCTCGACAGCTATCCCGATATTCAGATTGAGCTTCTGCTGAACGACAGCTATCAGGACCTGATTGAACAGGGGCTGGATATGGCAGTCCGCATTGGGCAACTGCGCGACTCCTCGCTGGTGGCCGTTGAGGTGGGCAGCGTGCAGCGCATTGTGTTAGCCAGCCCGGCCTATCTGGCAACAGCAGGCACGCCGACATCGCCCGGCGATTTGGTTAATCACCTGCTGATTGCGGGCACCTCGATCAGTTCCAGCCGAGAGTGGCGGTTTGGCCCACCGGAAAATCAGGAGCGGGTACGCATCCAGCCGGCAATGATGGTGAATGAAGTGGAAACGCAGCTGATTGCAGCGCGTGCAGGCAAAGGGATCACCCGTCTGCTCTCCTATCAGGCGTTTGAAGAGCTACAACAGGGGCTGCTTTGTGAGGTGTTAGCCGATTACCGGCCGCCAGGCCTGCCGGTTCAGCTGGTTACGCAGAATTTGAAGTATATGCCTGCCCGCGTGCGGGCTTTCTGGGATATGGCGCGTGAAACGCTTCCCGCGTTGCCCTGTTTTCATCCCTCAGTCTGA
- a CDS encoding glutathione S-transferase yields MTALTLYTTPLSGHGHRVKLLLTLLNLPFEEREAGAEQRKTAEFLAVNPLGQVPVLIDDGTAIVDSNAILIWLVKRYAPDSQWLPKDLKQEVEVHQWLAKAAGEIRYGVASARLIKQFSTPENYDSAKSVAAKFLPQMAQHLSDRRWLVGEQATLADVACYAYVACAPEGGITLTPFPAIQRWIQQVEALPGFVGLPPLPIPEAG; encoded by the coding sequence ATGACCGCTTTAACGTTGTACACCACACCGCTTTCCGGCCACGGCCACCGCGTTAAGTTACTGCTTACGCTACTGAACTTGCCGTTTGAAGAACGTGAGGCCGGCGCAGAGCAACGTAAAACGGCCGAGTTTCTTGCGGTAAACCCCCTCGGGCAGGTACCGGTGCTGATTGATGACGGCACGGCGATTGTCGACAGCAACGCCATTTTGATTTGGCTGGTGAAGCGCTATGCGCCAGACAGCCAGTGGTTGCCCAAGGATCTCAAACAGGAAGTGGAGGTCCATCAGTGGCTGGCGAAGGCCGCGGGCGAGATCCGCTATGGCGTGGCGTCGGCCAGGCTGATCAAACAGTTTTCCACGCCGGAAAACTATGACTCGGCAAAGAGCGTCGCGGCGAAATTCCTGCCACAGATGGCGCAACACCTCAGCGACAGGCGTTGGCTGGTGGGTGAGCAGGCGACGCTGGCCGATGTGGCCTGTTACGCCTACGTTGCCTGTGCGCCGGAAGGGGGCATCACCCTGACGCCGTTCCCGGCCATTCAACGCTGGATACAGCAGGTGGAGGCACTGCCTGGATTTGTAGGACTGCCTCCGCTGCCGATCCCTGAGGCAGGTTAA
- a CDS encoding pyridoxamine 5'-phosphate oxidase family protein translates to MFHPGEGLAQQKAGYGAVRAAVYPNMPDQHRQFYAGLNAFYLSALDETGFPVAMRLQGSTGFVDSNDGTRLDIAREAINDAPLLPLLKPGMPVGGLGIDFSNRRRNRVNGVVETVNDRQVTIRVLESFGNCPKYIQRRDIPGGSEGRIPRVEVEPLQALDADARYLIAATDTFFVASYAQRENGVGGVDISHRGGLPGFITVQQGKLRIPDYSGNRYMNTLGNLLVEPRCALLLLDFHQGAALHIQGRAEIEWQSPVQGLTERYWQVEIENVTRLRQLFPAAGLQVEFADSSLAAG, encoded by the coding sequence ATGTTCCACCCGGGTGAAGGACTGGCGCAGCAGAAGGCGGGGTATGGTGCGGTGCGGGCAGCCGTCTATCCGAACATGCCCGATCAGCACCGGCAATTTTACGCCGGGCTGAATGCCTTTTACTTGTCGGCGCTGGATGAAACGGGCTTTCCCGTCGCGATGCGATTGCAGGGTTCGACCGGTTTTGTTGATAGCAATGATGGGACGCGTCTGGACATTGCCCGGGAAGCGATTAACGACGCGCCACTGTTACCGCTGCTGAAGCCGGGAATGCCCGTTGGCGGGCTGGGGATCGACTTCTCGAACAGAAGGCGCAACCGGGTGAATGGCGTGGTGGAGACGGTTAACGATCGGCAGGTCACTATCCGCGTACTGGAAAGTTTCGGTAACTGTCCGAAGTACATCCAGCGGCGGGACATCCCGGGCGGCAGCGAAGGGCGCATACCGCGCGTGGAGGTTGAACCTTTGCAGGCGTTGGATGCCGATGCCCGCTATCTGATTGCCGCCACCGACACCTTTTTTGTTGCCAGCTATGCCCAGCGCGAGAATGGCGTGGGCGGTGTGGACATTTCGCACCGGGGAGGCCTGCCAGGCTTTATCACCGTGCAGCAGGGTAAATTACGCATCCCGGACTACAGTGGTAACCGCTATATGAACACGCTGGGCAATTTGCTGGTTGAACCGCGATGCGCACTGCTGCTGCTGGACTTTCATCAGGGCGCTGCGCTGCATATTCAGGGACGGGCCGAGATTGAGTGGCAGTCGCCTGTGCAGGGGCTGACCGAACGTTACTGGCAGGTTGAGATTGAAAACGTCACCCGACTGCGTCAGCTGTTTCCTGCTGCCGGACTGCAGGTGGAGTTTGCTGACTCTTCGCTGGCCGCCGGATAA
- the dtpA gene encoding dipeptide/tripeptide permease DtpA gives MSTANKHPEASSLNAFKQPKSFYLIFSVELWERFGYYGLQGIMAVYLVKQLGMSEADSITLFSSFSALVYGLVAVGGWLGDKVLGTKRVIVLGTLVLALGYALVAWSGHDVGLVYIGMATIAVGNGLFKANPSALLSTCYDKDDPRLDGAFTMYYMAINIGSFFSMLATPWLAAKFGWSVAFSLSFVGMLLTLVNFMMFRKWVKNYGSKPDFQPLHIGKLLATLVGVAALVVLATWLLHNQGIARLVLAVIAAGIVLIFAKEAFAMKGPARRKMIVAFILMVQAVVFFVLYMQMPTSLNFFAIRNVEHSILGIAFEPEQFQALNPFWIMIFSPILAAIYNKMGDRMPMPHKFALGMILCSAAFLVLPLGAKFANQMGIVSVSWLILSYALQSVGELMISGLGLAMVAQLVPQRLMGFIMGSWFLTTAGAAMIAGKVANLMAVPENITDPLQSLHVYGDVFLQIGVATGVIAILMMLTAPKLNRMTQDDQQSELKEAKI, from the coding sequence GTGTCAACTGCAAACAAACATCCCGAGGCAAGCAGCCTCAATGCGTTCAAGCAACCTAAATCGTTCTACCTGATCTTCTCAGTCGAACTGTGGGAACGCTTCGGTTATTACGGCCTGCAAGGCATCATGGCCGTCTACCTGGTGAAACAGCTGGGCATGTCAGAAGCCGACTCGATCACCCTGTTCTCCTCGTTCAGTGCGCTGGTTTACGGTCTGGTTGCCGTCGGCGGCTGGCTGGGCGATAAGGTCCTTGGCACCAAACGCGTTATCGTTTTGGGTACGCTGGTTTTGGCTCTGGGCTACGCGCTGGTCGCCTGGTCAGGTCATGACGTCGGCCTGGTGTATATCGGCATGGCAACCATTGCCGTTGGTAACGGCCTGTTTAAAGCCAACCCATCCGCCCTGCTTTCAACCTGCTATGACAAAGACGATCCCCGTCTGGATGGCGCGTTCACCATGTATTACATGGCGATCAACATCGGCTCCTTCTTCTCTATGCTCGCCACCCCGTGGCTGGCGGCGAAATTTGGCTGGAGCGTGGCGTTCTCACTGTCGTTTGTCGGCATGCTGCTGACGCTGGTCAACTTTATGATGTTCCGCAAGTGGGTGAAGAATTACGGCTCCAAGCCGGACTTCCAGCCCTTGCACATCGGTAAACTGCTGGCAACGCTGGTCGGTGTCGCGGCTTTGGTGGTGCTGGCAACCTGGCTGCTGCATAACCAGGGCATCGCGCGCCTGGTGCTGGCCGTCATTGCTGCCGGTATCGTGTTGATTTTTGCCAAAGAAGCCTTCGCCATGAAAGGGCCGGCCCGTCGTAAGATGATCGTCGCTTTCATCCTGATGGTTCAGGCGGTAGTGTTCTTCGTTCTGTATATGCAGATGCCAACCTCGCTGAACTTCTTTGCCATCCGCAACGTTGAGCACAGCATTCTCGGTATCGCGTTTGAGCCTGAGCAGTTCCAGGCCCTGAACCCGTTCTGGATCATGATTTTCAGCCCGATTCTGGCCGCCATCTATAACAAGATGGGCGATCGGATGCCGATGCCGCACAAGTTTGCGCTGGGGATGATCCTCTGCTCCGCCGCCTTCCTGGTGCTGCCATTGGGCGCGAAATTCGCTAACCAGATGGGCATCGTTTCCGTGAGCTGGCTGATCCTCAGCTACGCGCTGCAAAGCGTCGGCGAGCTGATGATTTCCGGCCTGGGCCTGGCGATGGTGGCGCAACTGGTGCCGCAGCGTCTGATGGGCTTTATTATGGGTTCATGGTTCCTGACCACTGCCGGTGCTGCGATGATTGCCGGTAAGGTGGCGAATCTGATGGCGGTGCCGGAAAACATCACCGATCCGCTGCAGTCGCTGCACGTTTACGGCGATGTGTTCTTGCAGATTGGGGTGGCAACCGGTGTGATTGCTATTCTGATGATGCTGACCGCGCCTAAGCTGAACCGCATGACGCAGGACGACCAACAGTCTGAGCTGAAAGAAGCCAAGATCTAA
- the betI gene encoding transcriptional regulator BetI translates to MPKVGMKAIRQAQLIRATLTVIDRVGLADASLALIAKEAGVSTGIVSHYFGDKNGLLDACMRQILSDLYLAVDHHRKQADDQPASQIRAIIDGNFDVSQIAGPVLKTWLAFWTNSLHQPDLQRLQRINDRRLYSNLTAQFARVLPAQQARDAGASLAALIDGLWLRMTLAPQPMANGVENARELCYQNLALWLNAAAH, encoded by the coding sequence ATGCCAAAAGTGGGAATGAAAGCCATACGTCAGGCGCAACTGATCCGCGCAACGCTGACGGTAATCGACAGGGTGGGACTGGCCGATGCCAGTCTGGCCTTGATTGCCAAAGAGGCCGGCGTCTCGACCGGGATTGTCAGCCACTATTTTGGCGACAAGAATGGTTTGCTGGATGCCTGTATGCGTCAGATCCTTTCCGACTTATACCTGGCGGTCGATCATCATCGGAAACAGGCGGATGACCAGCCGGCGTCGCAGATCCGCGCCATTATTGATGGCAACTTTGACGTCTCGCAGATTGCCGGGCCGGTGCTGAAAACCTGGCTGGCCTTCTGGACCAACAGCCTGCATCAGCCGGATTTGCAGCGGTTGCAGCGGATTAACGATCGTCGCCTTTATTCGAACCTGACCGCGCAGTTTGCCCGGGTTCTCCCGGCGCAGCAGGCCCGCGATGCGGGTGCCAGCCTGGCGGCACTGATTGACGGCTTGTGGTTGCGTATGACCTTAGCGCCACAGCCGATGGCAAACGGCGTAGAAAATGCCCGTGAGCTCTGTTATCAAAATCTCGCGTTGTGGCTAAACGCCGCAGCACACTAA